GGCCATATCATCATTTAGTGCTGCAACAATGTAACTGTGTTTGGTGTCATTGGCACTAATGTGTACCCACCCAAACTGGTTCTGCAGCTGATACACAAAAGGACCAGATTGTGTTGCTAAAATGGATGTGAGTTCACTGCAATGAGGCTGACTACCATGCTCACTGGCACCTCGTCTGCAGTTGTTGGTGCTGTCATcagtgatgaaaaatattatttaaaggcaagaaaacattttattagctttgtaattacaccctggatacgaaaaaaaacacatttactgtaagaaaaaacacagaagttacacacaagccaagaataaagatattgacagcagagtcatggagcagcacataaatagagacgtcaaggaattttttcttttcttttaacacttcctccaaaagaaaaaatcatgaaattattgctttgtctcttgcatgccaatttctgaacatagaaaattaaatcaaactcgttcaagaggtttcgtcaaaatatctgcaaattgattgtgtccatcaatgtgttccaagaaaatctcaccgttcaaatatctttcacgaacatagaaatgtcagacctctatatgtttagaacgtcaatgatattctggattttttgccaacttcaatgcactagcattgtcaatgtaaagaactggaggctgccccgacatttccactaattctgatagcagacgacgtaaccaaactaactcttttgctccttcactagctgcaattatttccgcctcggttgtggatgtggccactactttctgcaactgacttgtccatgacactgcaccacctgagtactttgcaagaattccagttgttgagcgccttgtccggttatcacctgcgaaatctgcatcagcgtaaatctttaactcttcttttttattatatacaattccaaaatttaaggtccctttcaaataccggaaaatgcgctttactctattccagtcttcagtggttggtttctccatagctcgagcagctttattgactgcaaaagtgatgtctggacgagttactgttgaaaggtacatgagacaaccaattgcttcacggtagggtacagatgacgaaacttcttcgttttgattattgtcctcacgtccaataggagttgagattgtattgcattctgccattcgaaatctttgcagaatttcttctgtgtatttcttcattagaagattcagcagcttctgcttttagaaattctgttaattctttattttcttcagattcactcgactcttgactttctctagaatcgagagtgacaattttttcttgagtttggcttcctccagaagtgtacagcctaggagatttacgttggtcatctttagatgaattcggatcattaaattcttcccgagggacttcaaattcaacatgatcactatgtaaatcacaaacaatttctggctt
This DNA window, taken from Schistocerca piceifrons isolate TAMUIC-IGC-003096 chromosome 4, iqSchPice1.1, whole genome shotgun sequence, encodes the following:
- the LOC124795970 gene encoding secreted RxLR effector protein 161-like, with the protein product MYLSTVTRPDITFAVNKAARAMEKPTTEDWNRVKRIFRYLKGTLNFGIVYNKKEELKIYADADFAGDNRTRRSTTGILAKYSGGAVSWTSQLQKVVATSTTEAEIIAASEGAKELVWLRRLLSELVEMSGQPPVLYIDNASALKLAKNPEYH